A single genomic interval of Candidatus Dormiibacterota bacterium harbors:
- a CDS encoding class I fructose-bisphosphate aldolase encodes MSHSSELAATARSLVSAGRGILAIDESNKTCNARFAALHIAETEDARRAYRELLLTTPGLGAWVSGAILYDETLRQSTADDVPFVRVMNDAGILPGIKVDTGTAPLAGSPGELITEGLDGLPKRLEEYRILGARFTKWRAVIAISEQTPTPRALRANAQSLARYAKAAQTAGLVPIVEPEVLADGTHDIERCATVTREALKHVFEALDAEEVDLAGIVLKPNMVTPGLRSSHRASVAEVAKATLEALLANVPANVGGVAFLSGGLDDVLSTQHLQAMNAIALERPWLLTFSYGRALQQAALNAWRGSPREVPRAQAILAHRAACNAAAALGQYDQAIEDRPILATA; translated from the coding sequence ATGTCACACTCATCTGAACTCGCGGCCACCGCGCGCTCGCTCGTCTCCGCTGGGCGCGGCATACTTGCAATCGACGAGAGTAACAAGACGTGTAACGCGCGCTTTGCGGCATTGCATATCGCCGAGACCGAAGATGCACGCAGAGCGTATCGCGAACTGCTGCTGACCACGCCGGGGCTGGGCGCGTGGGTCAGCGGTGCGATTCTCTACGACGAAACGCTGAGGCAATCCACCGCCGACGACGTGCCGTTCGTACGGGTGATGAACGACGCGGGGATTCTTCCCGGAATCAAGGTTGATACCGGCACCGCGCCGCTTGCCGGATCGCCCGGCGAACTCATCACCGAGGGCCTCGACGGCCTGCCCAAACGCCTGGAAGAGTATCGCATCTTAGGCGCGCGATTCACCAAGTGGCGCGCGGTGATTGCGATTTCGGAGCAAACGCCGACGCCGCGCGCGCTGCGTGCCAACGCGCAATCGCTCGCCCGTTACGCAAAGGCCGCGCAAACGGCCGGCCTGGTGCCGATCGTCGAGCCGGAGGTCTTGGCCGACGGCACGCACGACATCGAGCGTTGCGCGACCGTGACCCGCGAAGCGCTCAAACACGTTTTCGAAGCGCTCGACGCCGAGGAGGTCGACCTGGCAGGGATCGTCCTCAAGCCCAACATGGTAACGCCCGGTCTGCGGTCCTCGCACCGCGCAAGCGTGGCGGAGGTAGCCAAAGCGACCCTTGAGGCCTTGCTCGCGAACGTGCCGGCAAACGTCGGGGGTGTCGCATTTCTTTCGGGTGGCCTAGATGACGTTCTCTCGACGCAGCACCTGCAGGCGATGAACGCCATTGCGCTGGAACGCCCGTGGCTCCTCACGTTCTCCTACGGGCGCGCCCTGCAGCAAGCGGCGTTGAACGCATGGCGCGGGAGCCCGCGTGAAGTGCCCCGAGCCCAAGCGATACTGGCGCATCGCGCGGCGTGCAATGCGGCCGCTGCCCTAGGGCAGTACGACCAAGCTATCGAGGATCGGCCGATTCTCGCAACGGCGTAA
- a CDS encoding LytTR family DNA-binding domain-containing protein, whose translation MLRALICDDEALVRAELAFVLRDVVSPCDIVEVETATAALSALRERPFDVLFLDIHMPGLSGIEALRRLESIADAPPVIIVSAHEDYALAAFEHAAVDYLLKPVNGARLAKTLERIKRTGSPQAPSPPAPPSRIAVELGASTKMVSIDDVRFVEASGHRIAIHLYDETARYRGSLASCERLLEAHGFMRVHRAYLVNVRHVVEVCPSFAGTSSVRVDDRARSTVPVSRNHVRKLRSSLGA comes from the coding sequence ATGCTGCGCGCGCTCATTTGCGACGACGAGGCGCTCGTTCGCGCGGAACTGGCCTTCGTATTGCGCGACGTCGTTTCGCCGTGCGACATCGTTGAGGTCGAAACGGCTACCGCGGCCTTGAGCGCACTACGCGAACGGCCCTTCGACGTGCTCTTTTTAGATATTCATATGCCGGGGCTGAGCGGCATCGAAGCGCTGCGGCGGCTCGAATCCATCGCCGATGCCCCGCCGGTGATTATCGTGAGCGCCCACGAAGACTACGCGCTCGCCGCCTTCGAACATGCGGCCGTTGACTACTTGCTCAAACCCGTGAACGGGGCACGCTTGGCCAAGACATTGGAACGCATCAAGCGTACCGGCAGCCCGCAAGCGCCGTCACCGCCGGCGCCGCCGTCGCGGATCGCCGTCGAGCTCGGAGCTTCGACCAAGATGGTTTCGATCGACGACGTTCGCTTCGTCGAGGCCAGCGGACACCGAATCGCCATTCACCTGTACGACGAAACCGCTCGGTATCGCGGATCGCTTGCGTCCTGCGAACGCCTGCTCGAAGCGCACGGTTTCATGCGCGTTCATCGCGCCTACCTCGTCAACGTGCGGCACGTCGTGGAAGTGTGCCCTTCGTTCGCTGGAACTTCCAGCGTGAGGGTCGACGATCGCGCGCGCAGCACGGTCCCCGTCAGCCGCAACCACGTGCGCAAGTTGCGCTCGAGCTTGGGCGCCTAG